From the Acidobacteriota bacterium genome, one window contains:
- a CDS encoding YHS domain-containing protein gives MKWSQWVFLSVVGIASLAFAADALAADPAGGKPQTACPISGRAVDKARHLDWQGQRVYFCCGACPVKFKADPEAHFSKWAAQGVVLENVQTACPVSGEVLEERESFVDYKGRRVFFCCDKCIKEFEKDPQKYLAKLPGEQPVR, from the coding sequence ATGAAATGGTCACAGTGGGTCTTCCTATCGGTCGTTGGGATCGCGTCCCTGGCCTTCGCGGCCGACGCCCTTGCCGCCGACCCCGCGGGCGGAAAGCCACAGACGGCATGTCCGATCTCCGGCCGGGCCGTGGACAAGGCCCGGCACCTGGACTGGCAGGGTCAGCGGGTCTATTTCTGCTGCGGAGCCTGCCCCGTTAAGTTCAAGGCCGACCCGGAGGCGCACTTCTCGAAATGGGCCGCCCAGGGAGTGGTTCTGGAGAACGTCCAGACGGCCTGCCCCGTGAGCGGAGAGGTCCTTGAAGAACGCGAATCGTTCGTCGATTACAAGGGCCGCCGCGTGTTCTTCTGCTGCGACAAGTGCATCAAGGAATTCGAAAAGGATCCCCAGAAGTACCTGGCCAAACTTCCGG